From Macaca mulatta isolate MMU2019108-1 chromosome 3, T2T-MMU8v2.0, whole genome shotgun sequence, the proteins below share one genomic window:
- the SOSTDC1 gene encoding sclerostin domain-containing protein 1 precursor encodes MLPPAIHFYLLPLACILMKSCLAFKNDATEILYSHVVKPVPAHPSSNSTMNQARNGGRHFSNTGLDRNTRVQVGCRELRSTKYISDGQCTSISPLKELVCAGECLPLPVLPNWIGGGYGTKYWSRRSSQEWRCVNDKTRTQRIQLQCQDGSTRTYKITVVTACKCKRYTRQHNESSHNFESMSPAKPVQHHRERKRASKSSKHSMS; translated from the exons ATGCTTCCTCCTGCCATTCATTTCTATCTCCTTCCCCTTGCATGCATCCTAATGAAAAGctgtttggcttttaaaaatgatgcCACAGAAATCCTTTATTCACATGTGGTTAAACCTGTTCCAGCACACCCCAGCAGCAACAGCACGATGAATCAAGCCAGAAATGGAGGCAGGCATTTCAGTAACACTGGACTGGATCGGAACA CTCGGGTTCAAGTGGGTTGCCGGGAACTGCGTTCCACCAAATACATCTCTGATGGCCAGTGCACCAGCATCAGCCCTCTGAAGGAGCTGGTGTGTGCTGGTGAGTGCTTGCCCCTGCCAGTGCTCCCTAACTGGATTGGAGGAGGCTATGGAACAAAGTACTGGAGCAGGAGGAGCTCCCAGGAGTGGCGGTGTGTCAATGACAAAACCCGTACCCAGAGAATCCAGCTGCAGTGCCAAGATGGCAGCACACGCACCTACAAAATCACAGTAGTCACTGCCTGCAAGTGCAAGAGGTACACCCGGCAGCACAACGAGTCCAGTCACAACTTTGAGAGCATGTCACCTGCCAAGCCCGTCCAGCATCACAGAGAGCGGAAAAGAGCCAGCAAATCCAGCAAGCACAGCATGAGTTAG